One Mucilaginibacter ginkgonis genomic region harbors:
- a CDS encoding GIY-YIG nuclease family protein, with protein MLNEYHTYIITNKANTVLYTGVTSDLRTRIWQHKQKLHVKSFSAGYNCNKLVYYETFIATDEAITKEKQLKAGSRKRKIDLVLKSNPGWKDLSETWYND; from the coding sequence ATGTTAAACGAGTACCATACATACATAATAACAAACAAGGCTAACACTGTTTTATACACAGGTGTTACAAGCGACTTACGGACAAGAATTTGGCAGCATAAACAAAAACTACATGTCAAAAGCTTTTCTGCAGGGTACAATTGCAATAAATTAGTTTACTACGAGACCTTCATTGCTACTGATGAGGCCATAACAAAAGAAAAACAACTAAAAGCAGGTTCGAGAAAAAGGAAAATTGATTTAGTATTAAAATCAAATCCTGGCTGGAAAGATTTGAGTGAAACTTGGTACAACGATTAG
- a CDS encoding arsenic transporter, with amino-acid sequence MHSLIFIISFLAVAGILIRPFHLPEAVWPVLGSIVLITFQQISFRDGLNGISKGLDVYLFLTGMMLLAETSREVRLFDWLAAHATNAAKGSPARLFLLIYLVGIVVTVFLSNDATAVVLTPAVAAAARAAKVKNPLPFLLICAFIANAASFVLPIANPANLVIYGEHMPALSQWLSLYLVPSVVSIIATYILLKFTQRKQLGTSIENKIDVPELSPGGKTALGGIGVAAIVLLIASALNLQLGLPTIIVGVTISGIVVLISKQHPITIIKGVSWSVLPLVAGLFVIVEALNKTPLIHDITAMISTGAAHSITLVTCGSGIGIALVCNVVNNLPAGLIAGNIVQSGHLPGIVKQAVLIGVDLGPNLSVTGSLATILWLVALRRENLMCSAWQFLKIGAVVMGGALIATLGVLFFS; translated from the coding sequence ATGCATAGCCTCATCTTTATAATCTCTTTTTTAGCCGTAGCCGGAATTTTAATTCGCCCGTTTCACTTACCCGAAGCAGTTTGGCCTGTTTTGGGATCTATAGTTTTAATAACCTTTCAACAAATTTCTTTTAGGGATGGCCTAAACGGCATCTCTAAAGGCTTGGATGTTTATTTGTTCCTGACAGGAATGATGCTGCTGGCCGAAACCTCTCGCGAAGTCAGATTATTTGATTGGCTGGCAGCACATGCCACAAATGCCGCCAAAGGCTCGCCCGCCAGGCTATTTCTTTTAATATACCTGGTGGGAATTGTTGTTACAGTATTTCTTTCTAACGATGCCACCGCGGTTGTGCTTACTCCGGCTGTCGCAGCTGCGGCACGAGCAGCGAAAGTTAAAAACCCATTACCCTTTCTATTGATATGCGCTTTTATTGCTAATGCCGCTTCGTTTGTGCTGCCGATAGCTAACCCCGCAAACCTGGTAATCTATGGCGAGCATATGCCTGCGCTATCTCAATGGCTGTCACTATATTTAGTGCCATCTGTGGTGTCAATTATCGCCACTTACATTTTATTGAAATTCACGCAGCGGAAACAACTTGGTACCTCAATCGAAAATAAAATTGATGTACCCGAACTTAGTCCCGGAGGTAAAACAGCGCTTGGGGGCATTGGTGTAGCAGCAATAGTGCTATTGATCGCTTCTGCCTTGAACTTACAATTGGGTCTGCCAACAATTATAGTGGGTGTCACCATATCCGGCATAGTGGTTTTGATATCAAAGCAACACCCCATCACCATCATCAAAGGGGTATCGTGGTCGGTGTTGCCGTTGGTTGCAGGGCTGTTCGTTATCGTAGAGGCATTGAACAAAACACCACTGATACATGATATAACAGCCATGATCAGTACAGGCGCTGCGCATAGCATTACATTGGTAACCTGTGGAAGCGGTATCGGTATCGCACTGGTTTGTAACGTGGTCAATAACCTGCCGGCCGGACTTATTGCCGGGAACATTGTACAATCTGGCCACCTGCCGGGGATTGTGAAGCAAGCTGTACTAATTGGTGTCGACCTTGGGCCAAACCTTTCTGTAACAGGCTCGCTTGCCACCATCCTATGGCTTGTTGCGCTCCGCCGCGAAAACCTGATGTGCAGTGCATGGCAGTTTTTAAAGATCGGGGCGGTGGTAATGGGTGGCGCGTTGATCGCAACGTTAGGGGTATTGTTCTTTAGTTGA
- a CDS encoding MmcQ/YjbR family DNA-binding protein, with product MNVETLRNYCLRKPSTDEGLPFGEDTLVFKVAGKIFLLISLSEGNRFNVKCDLELAVELRDQHPEVIPGYHMNKKMWNTVYMDGNLTDKQLRGMIDHSYDEVVKTLPKKVREGIVNTE from the coding sequence GTGAACGTAGAAACATTGCGCAATTACTGTCTTAGGAAACCTTCGACAGACGAAGGCTTGCCATTTGGTGAAGACACGCTGGTTTTTAAAGTAGCCGGCAAAATCTTTTTGCTTATAAGCCTAAGCGAAGGCAACCGGTTTAATGTAAAATGCGACCTCGAACTAGCCGTAGAACTGCGCGACCAGCACCCCGAAGTCATCCCCGGCTACCACATGAATAAAAAGATGTGGAACACCGTTTATATGGATGGCAACCTTACAGATAAACAGTTGAGAGGGATGATAGACCATTCTTATGACGAGGTAGTGAAGACTTTGCCAAAGAAGGTTAGGGAAGGCATTGTAAATACTGAGTAA
- the pepT gene encoding peptidase T, protein MPFIFTVADRFLRYVTIDTQSDPNSPTCPSTEKQKNLGRLLVQELKEIGIADAELDDHGYVYATIPSNTDKDVPVLCFCSHMDTSPDCSGENVKPIVHSNYQGEDLVLPDDNSQVLRQKDHPDLKNQIGNDIITASGTTLLGADNKAGLAEIMDAAYQLVNHPEIKHGKIRILFTPDEEIGRGVDKVDITKLGAEVGYTMDGESAGHFENETFSADGARLTINGISAHPGFAKGNMQSAIKIAGKIIATLPFELSPEGTEGIEGFVHPVGVSGHAEQAVIDFIIRDFEDDKLKEHADVIRQIADNVISDFAGATYRLDIKEQYRNMKKVLDQYPNITDYGLEAIQRSGLTPLLKSIRGGTDGSRLSFMGLPCPNIFAGEHAFHGKQEWVSVQDMQKAVEVIINLVQVWEEYS, encoded by the coding sequence ATGCCTTTCATTTTCACAGTAGCCGATCGCTTTTTGCGCTACGTAACCATAGATACTCAGAGCGACCCAAACTCGCCAACCTGCCCATCTACAGAAAAGCAAAAGAATTTGGGCAGGCTGCTAGTTCAAGAGCTAAAGGAAATTGGTATTGCCGATGCCGAATTGGATGATCATGGTTACGTATACGCCACCATTCCGTCTAATACAGACAAAGATGTGCCTGTGCTATGCTTTTGCTCGCACATGGATACCTCGCCTGATTGCAGCGGCGAAAACGTGAAGCCAATTGTTCATAGTAATTACCAGGGTGAAGATTTGGTTTTGCCTGATGACAACAGCCAGGTGTTAAGACAAAAAGACCACCCCGATCTGAAGAACCAGATCGGCAATGATATTATCACCGCCAGCGGCACTACGTTGTTAGGTGCAGACAACAAAGCGGGTTTGGCGGAGATCATGGACGCGGCTTATCAATTAGTTAATCATCCCGAAATAAAGCACGGCAAGATCAGGATTTTGTTTACACCCGACGAGGAAATAGGCAGGGGAGTAGATAAGGTTGACATTACAAAACTGGGCGCCGAGGTTGGCTACACTATGGACGGTGAAAGCGCGGGGCATTTTGAAAACGAAACATTCTCTGCCGATGGTGCCAGGCTTACCATCAATGGCATTAGCGCCCATCCTGGCTTTGCGAAAGGTAACATGCAAAGCGCCATTAAAATTGCCGGTAAGATCATCGCCACATTACCCTTCGAACTATCGCCTGAGGGTACGGAAGGCATTGAAGGTTTTGTGCATCCTGTCGGAGTTTCGGGTCATGCCGAGCAAGCGGTTATTGACTTTATCATTCGCGACTTTGAAGATGATAAGTTGAAAGAACATGCTGATGTGATCAGGCAAATTGCAGACAATGTTATCAGTGATTTCGCGGGAGCAACTTACCGGTTAGATATAAAAGAACAGTACCGCAATATGAAAAAGGTGCTTGACCAATACCCAAACATTACTGACTATGGTTTGGAGGCCATCCAAAGGTCGGGGCTTACACCGCTGTTAAAAAGCATCCGTGGCGGCACAGATGGGTCGCGTTTATCTTTTATGGGTTTGCCATGCCCCAATATATTTGCCGGTGAACATGCCTTTCATGGTAAACAAGAGTGGGTTTCTGTTCAGGACATGCAGAAGGCTGTAGAGGTAATTATAAACCTGGTGCAGGTGTGGGAAGAGTATAGTTAG